CCCACGGGTCTCAGAAACCTCGGGACGTCCCACGCGCCTCGTCGAGCGTCACCGTGGCCGTCCCGGCCATCAGGTCGTGCAGCCCGCGCCCGTCGGGGCGGAAGACCAGCGGCGGGACGACGGCCGCCACGAGGATGCTGCGCGCCAGCGCGACCAGCAGCCCCACCGGGCGGCCGGTGCCGTCGCTGCGGACCGTGCGGAGGCGCGTGGCGAGCTTGCCGAAGGAGCCGCCGGAGAGCGCCGTCAGCACGGCGGTCTCGACCACGAACACCACGATCGTGAGGATGCCGGGCAGGGCGTCGGGCTGCTGGGACTGGTCGGCGAAGAAGCGGGCCGGGCCGAGGATCACGATGACCACCAGGCTCGAGGCGAACCAGTCGACCAGCAGCGCGAGCATCCGGCGGGGCCAGGACGCGGTCTCCACCACAGCAGGCTCGGTCACACGAGCAGCCTAGGTCGGGTGCTGCGGCGCCCAGAGGCTGGGCCACCTGTTACATCGCAGAAACAAACCCGATACGGTCGGGAAACTGCCCGTGCGTACGTTCGGGCACGTTCGGTGCAGCGCCGCTCCGGACCTCGTTCGCACACTTTCGTGTCGGCTGCCGCAGGTCGCAGCCAAGGAGGATGAATGTTCCAGAACAGCGAGGAGCTGCTCAAGTTCGTCAAGGACGAGGGCGTCGAGATGGTCGACGTCCGCTTCTGCGACCTGCCCGGAGTCATGCAGCACTTCACGGTCCCGGTGTCGTCGTTCGACCAGTCCGTCTTCGACGACGGCCTCAACTTCGACGGCTCCTCCATCCGTGGCTTCCAGGCGATCCACGAGAGCGACATGTCGCTCTTCCCGGACCCGACCACGGCGTACCTCGACCCCTTCCGCAGCGCGAAGACGCTGGTCGTGAACTTCTTCATCCACGACCCGCTCACCGGTGAGGCCTACTCCCGGGACCCGCGCAACATCGCGCGCAAGGCGATGTCCTACCTCGGCAGCACCGGCGTCGGCGACACGGCGTACTTCGCCCCCGAGGCCGAGTTCTACGTCTTCGACAACGTGCGCTTCGAGACCAAGGCGAACGCCGGCTACTACGAGATCAACTCGTCGGCCGGCGCCTGGAACACCGGTGACTCGTTCGAGAACGACAACCGCGGCTACAAGGTGAAGTACAAGGGCGGCTACTTCCCCGTCGCGCCCACCGACCACTTCGGTGAGCTCCGCGACGAGATGGTCATCGAGCTCGAGCGGGCCGGCCTGCAGGTCGAGCGCGCCCACCACGAGGTCGGCACCGCCGGCCAGGCGGAGATCAACTACCGCTTCGACGAGCTGCTCAAGGCCGCCGACGACGTGATGAAGTTCAAGTACATCATCAAGAACACGGCCTGGCGCAACGGCAAGACCGCGACCTTCATGCCGAAGCCGATCTTCGGCGACAACGGCTCGGGCATGCACGTGCACCAGTCGATCTGGAACGACGGCGAGCCGCTGTTCTACGACGAGACCGGGTACGGCGGCCTGTCGGACATGGCGCGCTGGTACATCGGCGGCATCCTCAAGCACGCGCCGTCGCTGCTGGCCTTCACCAACCCGACGGTGAACTCCTACCACCGCCTGGTCCCCGGCTTCGAGGCTCCGATCTCGCTGGTCTACTCCCAGCGCAACCGCTCGGCCTGCGTCCGGATCCCGATCACCGGCTCGAACCCGAAGGCCAAGCGCATCGAGTTCCGCTGCCCCGACCCGTCGGCCAACCCGTACCTCGCCTTCTCGGCGCTGCTGCTGGCCGGCCTCGACGGCATCAAGAACAAGACGGAGCCCGCGGCCCCGATCGACAAGGACATCTACGAGCTCCCGCCGGACGAGATGGCCGACATCGACCAGGTCCCCACGTCGCTCAACGCCGTCCTCGACTCCCTCGAGGCCGACCACGAGTTCCTGACGGCCGGCAACGTCTTCACGCCCGACCTGATCGAGACCTGGATCGACTACAAGCGCACCCAGGAGATCCTCCCCGTGCAGATGCGCCCGCACCCGCACGAGTTCGAGCTCTACTACGACATCTAACCGGGCCGCCGGCTGCGGTCGTTCAGGAACGCTGAACAACCGCAACAAACAGCCGCTGACCTGCAGAAACGCCGCTGAGCGACCCTTTGGTCGCTCGGCGGCGTTTGCTGTTGCTAGCCGCTCGCCTGTTACAAATCCAGTACAAATCTCGGGAGCGCCACCTTCCGCCAGGCTCGTCTCTTGGCGCTCCCCGGGCGGTCCACCCTGGGGGTCTCGGCGTAACTCGGTCGCCCGAATCGTCGCCGTCGCATCGCATGAGCTGACAACCGTCGTAGCGGATGCTCGGCGAGCGCGTTGCCAGATCATTTCCACCTGCGTGATCGCTCCCGCGCGGTTGTCGGACATAGGTGCCCGTAGACCAAACGTTCGTCAACGCCGCGAGGAGGGGCTTGATGATGGCAACAAACTCGAACGTGCCGACTGCGGAACCGGGAGTCTTCGGTCCGCGGCGTCGCGGAAACGCCAGCAGCCGGTCACCCAGGCTGGTCGATGCGCAGGAACTGTGGGACATCGACGATGTCGCGTCTTACCTCGGCGTCACCAAGCAGACCATCTACTCGTGGCGGACGACAGGCTACGGTCCCGCCGGCTTCCGTGTCGGCAAGCACCTGCGCTGGCGAGCAGCAACCGTCATCAATTGGACGGTTCGACTCGAGGAGAATCAGTGATCCCGACGGGTCCTCGGCCAGACCCGGGACCGGCGATAGCGACGGGACATCCGGCAGCACGACTTGTCCCTCGATCGGATTGTGCCGAGGACAGCCATGGCCAGCGTTAGCTCTGGCAGGCCAGCCGACGACGGCAGCCCTCGTTACGTCGTCAACTACCGAGATCCCGAGGGGCGGCAACGCCGCAAGACCTTCCGACGCAAAGCCGAGGCGGTCGCGTTTCGCAACACAGTCGAGGCGGACAAACTCCGTGGAACCTATCTTGATGTCGACGCGGGCAGGATCTCGTTTCGGACGTATGCCGAGGAGTGGCTGGCAAGCCGGACGTTCAGTCCGCTGACCTACGAGGCGACCGAGCTGCGACTCAGGCTCCACGTGTTCCCGACCCTCGGACACCTCGAACTTCGCCAGATCAAGCCGTCGACGATCCAGAAACTTCTCCGGTCGATGGAGATGGCCGAAACCTATCGACGCGTCATTTTCTCAAACGTGTCCGCCATCTTCTCTGCTGCAGTCGATGACGACATGATCGCCAAGAATCCCTGCAAGGCGAGTTCAGTGACACGGCCCGCCACGTCGCGACGAAAGGTTGTGCCGTGGCCGTCAGAGTGGGTTTCCTCCATGCACGACGCGCTGCCACCGCAGTACGGGATCGCGGTGACGTTGGGTTCGGGACTTGGACTGCGTCAAGGCGAGGTTTTCGGCCTGGCAGTCGAGGATGTCGATTTCCTTCGTGGAGTTGTCGAGGTGAGGCGTCAGGTCAAGGTCTTCGGTGGCAACCGCCTGGTCTTCGGTCTGCCGAAGGGCGACAAGACCCGGACCGTCCCACTGCCCGAAAGTGTCGGGACGGAACTCAGCAGCCACCTCGCCGCCTACCCGCGGCGCAGTGTCACGCTGCCGTGGGGCGCGCCCGAGGTTGAGAGGAAGTCGAGCGCGGGGCTCATACTGACGACACGCGAACGCTCGGCCCTCAACCGCAACTACTTCAACACGCGCCTCTGGAAGCCCGCGCAGGCGCGCGTGGGCATCGAGCAGGTGCGGGATAACGGCATGCACGCCCTCCGCCATTGGTACGCATCCGTCTTGCTGGACGCCGGCGAGTCGATCCGCGCGGTTTCTGAATACCTAGGACACAGCGATCCAGGCTTCACCTTGCGGACGTACACGCACCTCATGCCCAGCAGCTCCGAGCGTACGAGGGCCGCCATCGATCAGGCATTCGCGGAAGTGCAGGATGAGAAGCCCACGGCAGTGAATGGCGATGGCATCACCGAACTCGGCGCACCCTGAGAAGATCGACACCCGCAAGCAGCGAGTAACCCTGCACAAGGTTGGTCTTCTACAGAGAAGGTCGATGACCCAACAGGTAAGACGACAATGGGACCCAGGGCCAAGAAGTTCAGCGCCAGCTAGGTCGCATCCGATCCATCGGCTGTGTCAGCCTCAGCAGCATTCGTCGCCTGACTCGCCGTCGACCTCTTGGCCGGGGTCTTCTTCGCGGCCATCGCGCCCGCGGAGGCCTTCGCTGCGCCAGCTACGGAGACCTCCGCAACCGACTCCCCCAGCAGGTAGGCGCGAGCTTGTACCCGAAACTCCGGGTCGATGCCGGTCGCGGTCACCAGGAACCCGCAGACGTCCGCGACCAACTTGGCGGCGATCTCATCGAACTCGTCACCGAACGCGTTCGAGAGCGTCATCCGCTGCCGCGCCGCGGCGAACGCGGACGCAGCCTCGGCCTGCCGGAGCGCGTTCTGCATGTGGTCAGGGCGCCGCATCAGCCGGGTGACGAGCTCCCGGAGCGTCGGGTAGTACTCAGGCAGGTGGTCGCGCTCCTTCGCGCCGTCAGGGCGTAGTGACTGCAGGAGCTGAGCGACCTGCTTCTTCTCCTTCAGCCCGGTCGCGCCGCCGTACAGATACTCCTGGAGCCCGCGGTCGGGGTCAGAAAGGAAAGCACCTCGCACGTGCTCGGTGACCTTGATGAGGGTCACCAGGTACAGCCACGCCAGGTCGAAGAACAGCGACAGGTGGTCGGGGTCCTTCGGCTTGAGGAACTTCACCGCGTCAGAGAGGTGCGCGACGAGCTGGAATGGGTTGCGGTGGTCGTCGTAAATCCAGTAGTCGAAGTCGCGGTAATCGATGAGCGGCTTCAACCGCTTGTCCAGGTTCGTGTACGCCTTCAGGTGCGCTTCTGCTGCGGCCTTGTCGAACAAGATGGCCAGCGGG
The Nocardioides luti genome window above contains:
- a CDS encoding RDD family protein produces the protein MTEPAVVETASWPRRMLALLVDWFASSLVVIVILGPARFFADQSQQPDALPGILTIVVFVVETAVLTALSGGSFGKLATRLRTVRSDGTGRPVGLLVALARSILVAAVVPPLVFRPDGRGLHDLMAGTATVTLDEARGTSRGF
- a CDS encoding tyrosine-type recombinase/integrase, with amino-acid sequence MASVSSGRPADDGSPRYVVNYRDPEGRQRRKTFRRKAEAVAFRNTVEADKLRGTYLDVDAGRISFRTYAEEWLASRTFSPLTYEATELRLRLHVFPTLGHLELRQIKPSTIQKLLRSMEMAETYRRVIFSNVSAIFSAAVDDDMIAKNPCKASSVTRPATSRRKVVPWPSEWVSSMHDALPPQYGIAVTLGSGLGLRQGEVFGLAVEDVDFLRGVVEVRRQVKVFGGNRLVFGLPKGDKTRTVPLPESVGTELSSHLAAYPRRSVTLPWGAPEVERKSSAGLILTTRERSALNRNYFNTRLWKPAQARVGIEQVRDNGMHALRHWYASVLLDAGESIRAVSEYLGHSDPGFTLRTYTHLMPSSSERTRAAIDQAFAEVQDEKPTAVNGDGITELGAP
- a CDS encoding helix-turn-helix transcriptional regulator, encoding MMATNSNVPTAEPGVFGPRRRGNASSRSPRLVDAQELWDIDDVASYLGVTKQTIYSWRTTGYGPAGFRVGKHLRWRAATVINWTVRLEENQ
- the glnA gene encoding type I glutamate--ammonia ligase is translated as MFQNSEELLKFVKDEGVEMVDVRFCDLPGVMQHFTVPVSSFDQSVFDDGLNFDGSSIRGFQAIHESDMSLFPDPTTAYLDPFRSAKTLVVNFFIHDPLTGEAYSRDPRNIARKAMSYLGSTGVGDTAYFAPEAEFYVFDNVRFETKANAGYYEINSSAGAWNTGDSFENDNRGYKVKYKGGYFPVAPTDHFGELRDEMVIELERAGLQVERAHHEVGTAGQAEINYRFDELLKAADDVMKFKYIIKNTAWRNGKTATFMPKPIFGDNGSGMHVHQSIWNDGEPLFYDETGYGGLSDMARWYIGGILKHAPSLLAFTNPTVNSYHRLVPGFEAPISLVYSQRNRSACVRIPITGSNPKAKRIEFRCPDPSANPYLAFSALLLAGLDGIKNKTEPAAPIDKDIYELPPDEMADIDQVPTSLNAVLDSLEADHEFLTAGNVFTPDLIETWIDYKRTQEILPVQMRPHPHEFELYYDI